Part of the Oryzias melastigma strain HK-1 linkage group LG24, ASM292280v2, whole genome shotgun sequence genome, AAAAAGGtttagttttcaatctttctcCTGATTCCATTGAAGGTTTCTCCGGTGGTCCGACTGCCGGTGAGGAACGCACCACGTTGCTGTCTGCGTAGTGCAGACCGTACTTCTGCACTCCCTCCTTGTACGTCTGAAAGTGCAGAAGAAGAGCGTTCTCCTTTTGAACCTCCTGGTTCTCTTTCCCTCCATCAGGAGAACCGTTCTGCTCCTTCGacacctcctccttctcctgctgctgctcaactcctccttcctcctccccctctgcgGTCTCCTTCTGTCCCTCCAGAGGAACCATGGAGGTGAAGCAGATGGGCTGAGAGGAGCAAAGAGAGGAGATTGAAAGTGATTTTTCTAAATCTCTATTCTGGTTTTAACAACACGAGGAGGACCAGAGGCTGCAGAACTCACAAAACGTCTTAAGATGTTGCGTTTGACGagaggacccgagctgtccagCTGAGGCAGGATGGAGAGGATCAGCTCTCCCACCACGTCAGCCGACACCGCCACGTTTAACCACTCGGAGTAGGTGATGGACTGCAGGAGAATGAGCAGAGGATTTCACAGAAGACCGGAGACGTTTGTTTCAAGGTTTGGAAGTTGGAATCGGATCTGAAACGTCGGTTCGGTTTGAAACTCACCCACACGGTCGTGTTCCTCGGAATGGCGAAATAGGACGGCGAGCTCAGGCTGATGAAGTGAAGCCCGTGAGAGCCTTTCCTGAGACGAGAGAAAAGAGGGTGAAGCAACAGGAGGAAAGGGGAGGAGACTCTGCAGTGGGCGGGGTCCTTACGCCACAAAAGCACACTCCTGACAAATCAGGAGGCCCGGAGCCGTTAGCGGCCAGCAGATTTCATTGGTCAGGAAGCGTTTCTGGACGGCGACGGGGTCGCAGCGCCTCCTCAGGTCCCACACCTTCACGTGGCGGTCCCCGCCCGCCGTCGCCAGCAGGTGTCTGCGGGAGACAGAGCGGTTACTGGAGGAGAGGACGGCTGAGGAGGTCAGGTCTGAGGGGAGTAAGAGGAAATCCCAGATCCTCTAAAAGTCTGACTGAACTCTCCCACGCTCTTCTGACCATCAGACGCTCCTGCTGACCTCACAGAAAGACAACAAACTTTTCCTGAAACGTTTTCATCAAAGTAAAACGTCATTTTTATCGTGCAACAGCCGTTTTTTAGCTTCTTAGTAACTCACCAGGAGATCTGTGCACGAATGAATGAGTTCTCAGAAACGTTGGCTGTCATAAAACAGCAGGAAGCTGCCGTTCTCAAGCTCTCACGCCACGGTGATCTCACCTGGAGGCGGGGCAGAAGGCCAGAGCGCGGACGGCGTGGTCCTGAGCCAGGAAGCAGCGGTGCGGCAGCAGACTCAGAGACCTGTCCGGCTCACGGACGCGCAGCAAGGCGGACGCCGTGGTCAGGTCCCACAGCCCCACCACACCTGGACGCCAAAGCAGAGCGGCTTCAGGACACGAGACGGAGCGctgtgaggttagcttgagttCTGAACGGCGTACCTTCGTAAAACCCAACGGCCAGCAGGTTGTGCGGCGTCTGAGGCAGCCAATCCAGAGACAGCGCCATCCCACTCTGCTCACGGCGAGGAGCCCTGACGGAGCCCAGCCTCAGGGTGACCACGGCACGGGGCTGCAGGtagaggggggggggtcaccaTGCAGACTGAATTGGagcctaaaaaatgactttGTGTCGCAGAAACTCACCTTGAATATCGGAGGGCTGCTGCTCTCTGTGGACACGAAaacatgacatttatttattaaaagggaggaaaagcatcaaaattagacttttctgCTGAACGGTAAATGTCTCCACAGCTTCAGATGGAACCAAATCAAAGATTCATCTAAAGTTTCTCTCTGGTCTAAAGGAATAAACTCTTGTTTCTGTTTAGGAAGAGAAAACTTTTACCACTGAATCTGACGTCCTGAACCAAGAACTCGACAGATGTTCATCACTGAACCATCTGGATCAGGAAAAGACATGAAAACGTTTCCTTAAAGTTTTGATCCAAATCGGATCTAAAGACGCTGCAGATCTCTGGAACAGAACGAAAAActtcatttacagttttataaaCATGAATCTTTTCCCTCCTTTCCAGATGATGCTAAACTGCTGTTCTGGATTAAATGCTACGTCGTGATTCAGAAACATAAAGAGTTTCATCTCATGTGGGcagctggagcctatccttacGGCGTAAAGGATGATTCACTCCACACACTCCCAGTATTGTAGTAACATACATACGGAACGAATACTGATCAAACAATTAGacttcaaacaataaaataaataaataaataaagttatttttgttgatctacaaacagtttaaaaatcaaatacattaaattacGAGGAAATGTTACTTTGTACTTTTAGAAGTAGAAGTTCTTTTTTAGTTTGAGTAAGAAGGAACGTCAAATGGATTGgatcttctgtttttgtaacAAGGTTCTGGAATTGTTCAGATAAAGATCTTAATTAGTTACTTAATTAGTCAGATTACAGTTAAAACTGTAAAGTACTAGTTTAgtgttaaaatgttcaatatttagtCGATatgattaaagttttattatgtATCAGTAAATGTATGTGCATATATACGTGTACGTTATATGAATGTGTATTCCAGgaagtatttttgcttttacgTTTGTCATCTTGATTttgtgtaaattgtgttttgtttttttttttgNNNNNNNNNNNNNNNNNNNNNNNNNNNNNNNNNNNNNNNNNNNNNNNNNNNNNNNNNNNNNNNNNNNNNNNNNNNNNNNNNNNNNNNNNNNNNNNNNNNNNNNNNNNNNNNNNNNNNNNNNNNNNNNNNNNNNNNNNNNNNNNNNNNNNNNNNNNNNNNNNNNNNNNNNNNNNNNNNNNNNNNNNNNNNNNNNNNNNNNNNNNNNNNNNNNNNNNNNNNNNNNNNNNNNNNNNNNNNNNNNNNNNNNNNNNNNNNNNNNNNNNNNNNNNNNNNNNNNNNNNNNNNNNNNNNNNNNNNNNNNNNNNNNNNNNNNNNNNNNNNNNNNNNNNNNNNNNNNNNNNNNNNNNNNNNNNNNNNNNNNNNNNNNNNNNNNNNNNNNNNNNNNNNNNNNNNNNNNNNNNNNNNNNNNNNNNNNNNNNNNNNNNNNNNNNNNNNNNNNNNNNNNNNNNNNNNNNNNNNNNNNNNNNNNNNNNNNNNNNNNNNNNNNNNNNNNNNNNNNNNNNNNNNNNNNNNNNNNNNNNNNNNNNNNNNNNNNNNNNNNNNNNNNNNNNNNNNNNNNNNNNNNNNNNNNNNNNNNNNNNNNNNNNNNNNNNNNNNNNNNNNNNNNNNNNNNNNNNNNNNNNNNNNNNNNNNNNNNNNNNNNNNNNNNNNNNNNNNNNNNNNNNNNNNNNNNNNNNNNNNNNNNNNNNNNNNNNNNNNNNNNNNNNNNNNNNNNNNNNNNNNNNNNN contains:
- the LOC112157733 gene encoding general transcription factor 3C polypeptide 2; protein product: MALSLDWLPQTPHNLLAVGFYEGVVGLWDLTTASALLRVREPDRSLSLLPHRCFLAQDHAVRALAFCPASRHLLATAGGDRHVKVWDLRRRCDPVAVQKRFLTNEICWPLTAPGLLICQECAFVAKGSHGLHFISLSSPSYFAIPRNTTVWSITYSEWLNVAVSADVVGELILSILPQLDSSGPLVKRNILRRFPICFTSMVPLEGQKETAEGEEEGGVEQQQEKEEVSKEQNGSPDGGKENQEVQKENALLLHFQTYKEGVQKYGLHYADSNVKNLKNFENRPPWKQMKNTENSTTVNFEDSTMTALHKVRFSPNMSSQVWLASAGQAGLVRLHCLRFLMGPDAEKMIRQRRQHFTERLEESSP